In Pseudofrankia saprophytica, one genomic interval encodes:
- the uraH gene encoding hydroxyisourate hydrolase, whose translation MSLSTHVLDTGAGRPAAGVAVRLEKIILGFHGQHKGWRLVAEARTDGDGRIASLPADAAGRWRLVFDTAELSAFFPEVIITFVIDDPAAHHHVPLLLAPYGLSSYRGS comes from the coding sequence ATGTCACTGTCCACGCATGTCCTCGACACCGGTGCTGGACGCCCCGCGGCCGGGGTCGCCGTCCGGCTCGAGAAGATCATTCTTGGCTTCCACGGCCAGCACAAAGGCTGGAGGCTCGTCGCCGAGGCCAGGACGGACGGCGATGGCCGGATCGCCTCGCTGCCCGCGGACGCGGCCGGCCGGTGGCGGCTGGTGTTCGACACGGCGGAGCTTTCGGCGTTCTTCCCAGAGGTGATCATTACCTTCGTGATCGACGACCCGGCCGCCCACCACCACGTCCCGCTCCTGCTCGCGCCCTACGGCCTCTCCTCCTACCGGGGCAGCTGA
- a CDS encoding AAA family ATPase: MVRFVGRVSELGLLAAQYAAAVATGLRCVLAEGPPGIGKTTLLDWFLGGLVEGDLPPGTPKPTIVRVEAVYGARTHDLDLADRLLDQLTRVPKTGAAAGAPVPAARPAGAGNGPAAMAAMAAPGLGRHHGPRLPAVAAPAAPSGRDIDIDGMRATGTFEADLPDVAAGAVAERIRETGELLTRAAELCCAAGPMVLRIDDVHWCDAPSLRAIGHLLLHGGRLPLLVLIAGRPHDSPWLDGVRRRAAVAGLALDLSGFGETELADLCVARGFPPPPPRRLRYLVKATEGNPLWISKLLTADGEERWEGISQSAVSAPRAPESLASLVQRDLAACPPEGRALAAVVAVLGRSGGLTDIATLAGITEPARALAQAVRHDLVGTVGAPPALRVVPPHAVVRATIYHAVDLEERSALHLAVAAASADRATALEHRAAAALTPDSELAGELIKLAESESASGRYAWAADHLLLAASITPDRAQARSLRLDAAMSFLQAGERAEATAALAADDGADGQSTDGGNQVDGSPRQLYVRAHLDLLANRAEQGVLGFMASWEAARARGDTETAAQSAAGVAQAYILAGFNNAAQTWARRAFDETGAPSPMRAQGLALAASALTAATGDGARALAELAAGERLLDPTPHTHMTIRVGRGAVRLWSGDLEGAVADLHPETYTPQDPLHQRFMGMIHYTEAAFRSGRWEESLACGRDSITLAESAGHLWGLPVVHATAALVPAARGDAATVGRMLARAAEYDVEGVASICGYRTTTAAHLAAALDDPDGVVEACSRVAALANPAGARPPGVFEWRHLYIEALSRLRRFAEAEAELASLDADARTRGSAVTLALVARAHGVLLTGQRRHDEAVALFERSAAESDALGMPFPAAQARLRAAEVHRRRRRNAKAAAELTAALDVFDALGAATYSRRCRELIAALRGRAAVRTAPVATHPGDAPPITRVAAAAAVGSGDARASPGPAAGGAGGRPLTDREQALLTRILRGDDFESIARELYMSKGHAENVARELYRMHGVTSRAELAGIYLGLRGSSDPPLFPLPTSPPRRDEAAEPRPAPPPADSPGGAPGR; this comes from the coding sequence ATGGTGCGTTTTGTCGGTCGCGTGTCTGAACTCGGCCTGCTAGCCGCGCAGTACGCAGCGGCCGTCGCCACCGGCCTGCGGTGCGTGCTCGCCGAAGGGCCGCCCGGCATCGGCAAGACGACGCTGCTCGACTGGTTTCTCGGCGGGCTCGTCGAGGGCGATCTCCCGCCCGGAACACCCAAGCCGACCATCGTCCGGGTCGAGGCCGTGTACGGTGCCCGCACTCATGATCTGGACCTGGCCGACCGGCTGCTGGACCAGCTCACGCGCGTGCCGAAGACGGGCGCCGCCGCGGGCGCGCCGGTTCCAGCCGCGCGACCGGCCGGCGCCGGCAACGGCCCGGCCGCCATGGCCGCCATGGCCGCCCCGGGTCTCGGCCGCCACCACGGCCCCCGGCTGCCGGCTGTCGCCGCTCCGGCCGCCCCGAGCGGGCGGGACATCGACATCGACGGGATGAGGGCCACCGGCACGTTCGAGGCCGACCTCCCCGACGTGGCGGCCGGCGCGGTCGCGGAGCGGATCCGCGAGACCGGCGAGCTGCTCACCCGCGCCGCCGAGCTTTGCTGCGCCGCCGGTCCGATGGTGCTGCGGATCGACGATGTCCACTGGTGCGACGCCCCGTCGCTGCGCGCCATCGGACACCTGCTGCTGCACGGGGGCAGGCTGCCGCTGCTGGTCCTGATCGCCGGCCGACCGCACGACTCCCCCTGGCTGGACGGGGTGCGCCGGCGCGCCGCGGTCGCGGGCCTGGCCTTGGACCTGTCAGGTTTCGGGGAGACGGAGCTGGCCGACCTGTGCGTCGCCCGCGGATTCCCCCCGCCCCCACCCCGCCGGCTGCGCTACCTCGTCAAGGCCACCGAGGGCAACCCGTTGTGGATCAGCAAACTGCTCACCGCCGACGGCGAGGAGCGCTGGGAGGGGATCAGCCAAAGCGCGGTCAGCGCGCCGCGGGCGCCGGAGTCGCTGGCATCGCTGGTCCAGCGCGACCTGGCCGCCTGCCCGCCGGAGGGCCGAGCGCTGGCCGCCGTCGTCGCGGTGCTCGGCCGCAGCGGCGGCCTGACGGACATCGCCACGCTTGCCGGGATCACCGAGCCGGCTCGCGCTCTCGCGCAGGCGGTGCGCCACGACCTGGTCGGCACCGTCGGAGCGCCGCCGGCGCTGCGGGTCGTGCCACCGCACGCGGTCGTCCGGGCGACGATCTACCACGCCGTCGACCTGGAAGAACGGTCCGCGCTGCATCTGGCGGTGGCCGCGGCGTCCGCCGACCGCGCGACCGCGCTGGAGCACCGGGCCGCCGCGGCGTTGACCCCCGACAGCGAGCTCGCCGGCGAGCTGATCAAACTGGCCGAGTCGGAGTCCGCCTCCGGGCGCTACGCCTGGGCGGCCGACCATCTGCTGCTCGCGGCCTCGATCACCCCGGACCGCGCTCAGGCTCGCTCACTGCGCCTCGACGCGGCGATGTCGTTCCTCCAGGCCGGCGAACGCGCCGAGGCCACGGCGGCGCTGGCCGCGGACGACGGTGCCGACGGTCAGAGCACCGACGGCGGTAACCAGGTCGACGGCTCGCCCCGCCAGCTCTATGTGCGGGCGCACCTGGACCTGCTGGCCAACCGGGCCGAACAGGGCGTTCTCGGCTTCATGGCCAGCTGGGAGGCCGCCCGCGCCCGCGGTGACACCGAGACCGCCGCACAGAGCGCCGCTGGGGTCGCGCAGGCCTACATCCTGGCCGGGTTCAACAACGCGGCCCAGACCTGGGCCCGACGGGCGTTCGACGAGACGGGTGCGCCGTCCCCCATGCGGGCGCAGGGGCTGGCGCTGGCCGCGTCGGCGCTTACCGCCGCGACCGGCGACGGCGCACGGGCGCTCGCCGAACTGGCCGCCGGCGAGCGGCTGCTCGACCCCACTCCACACACCCACATGACGATCCGGGTGGGCCGCGGCGCGGTGCGGCTGTGGTCCGGGGACCTGGAGGGCGCCGTCGCGGACCTGCACCCTGAGACCTACACCCCGCAGGATCCGTTGCACCAGCGCTTCATGGGGATGATCCACTACACGGAGGCGGCCTTCCGGTCCGGGCGCTGGGAGGAGTCGCTCGCCTGTGGCCGCGACAGCATCACGCTCGCCGAGTCGGCCGGGCACCTCTGGGGGCTGCCGGTCGTCCACGCCACGGCCGCGCTCGTCCCGGCGGCGCGCGGCGACGCGGCCACCGTCGGTCGGATGCTGGCCCGGGCGGCCGAGTACGACGTCGAGGGCGTGGCGTCGATCTGCGGCTACCGCACCACCACCGCCGCGCACCTGGCCGCGGCGCTCGACGACCCGGACGGTGTCGTCGAAGCCTGCTCGCGGGTCGCGGCGCTGGCAAACCCGGCGGGCGCGCGCCCGCCCGGTGTCTTCGAGTGGCGTCACCTCTACATCGAGGCGCTTTCCCGGCTGCGCCGGTTCGCCGAGGCCGAGGCCGAGCTTGCGAGCCTCGATGCCGACGCGCGTACCCGCGGCTCGGCGGTGACGCTCGCGCTCGTGGCCAGGGCGCACGGCGTCCTGCTCACGGGCCAGCGCCGCCACGACGAGGCGGTCGCGCTGTTCGAGAGGTCGGCCGCCGAGTCCGACGCGCTGGGCATGCCGTTCCCCGCGGCCCAGGCCCGGCTGCGCGCGGCCGAGGTGCACCGGCGCCGGCGCCGCAACGCCAAGGCGGCGGCCGAGCTGACCGCCGCGCTCGACGTCTTCGACGCGCTGGGCGCCGCGACGTACTCGCGCCGGTGCCGCGAGCTGATCGCCGCCCTGCGCGGGCGGGCGGCGGTCAGGACCGCTCCGGTCGCCACCCACCCGGGTGATGCGCCGCCGATCACCAGGGTGGCCGCCGCGGCCGCTGTGGGGAGCGGCGACGCTCGCGCGAGTCCGGGGCCGGCGGCCGGCGGGGCGGGCGGCCGGCCACTGACGGACCGAGAACAGGCACTGCTGACGAGAATCCTGCGTGGGGACGACTTCGAGTCCATCGCCCGGGAGCTCTACATGTCGAAGGGGCACGCCGAGAACGTCGCCCGGGAGCTGTACCGGATGCATGGCGTCACCTCCCGCGCGGAACTCGCCGGCATCTACCTGGGTCTGCGCGGCTCCAGCGACCCCCCGCTCTTCCCGCTGCCCACCTCGCCACCGCGCCGGGATGAGGCAGCCGAGCCCCGGCCGGCGCCACCGCCAGCGGACAGCCCCGGCGGTGCCCCGGGCCGCTGA
- a CDS encoding allantoicase: MADAPDLTNLVDLAGARLGGSVVAVNDEFFAFAERMLLPEPPIVRPGVFTERGQWTDGWETRRRRVLPGADWAVVRLGVPGIVHAITVDTTHFTGNAPEAVEIQGATVGGYPAPEELLDESVQWVTLVPRTPVNADSVNVLPVEGSGRFRITHLRLTIYPDGGVARLRAHGEVVPDPRLLDRVTSDLAATYLGGVVVAASDMHYGDRHNLNASGEARVMGEGWETRRRRTPGYDWAVIRLATTGRIVRAEVDTRHFRGNAPRAVALWAANAPELSSSDDVSVITDWRPMLPPTRTQPNTRHLFDLDTPIEATHVRVDAIPDGGLARLRLLGAPTERGRESLAMRWLDALSPAAAKEELLACCGSEDWADAVVARRPFGTLDELLAVAEQEWWRLTESAWLEAFTAHPRIGERPAVASAPPTSARATVVGLDAPRREQAAMDSAAAEVRAAMAEGNAAYEERFGYIFLIRAAGRSAEEMLSLLRERLENDPARELRVAAGQQAEITAMRLHRLITGS, encoded by the coding sequence ATGGCTGACGCCCCCGACCTGACCAATCTCGTCGACCTCGCCGGCGCGCGGCTTGGCGGCTCGGTGGTTGCTGTCAACGACGAGTTCTTCGCGTTCGCCGAGCGGATGCTGCTGCCGGAGCCGCCGATCGTGCGACCGGGAGTGTTCACCGAGCGCGGCCAGTGGACCGACGGCTGGGAGACCCGGCGTCGCCGGGTGCTGCCGGGAGCCGACTGGGCCGTGGTCCGCCTCGGCGTGCCCGGCATCGTGCATGCCATCACCGTCGACACCACCCACTTCACCGGCAACGCGCCGGAGGCCGTGGAGATCCAGGGCGCCACCGTCGGTGGCTACCCGGCGCCCGAGGAGCTGCTCGACGAGTCGGTCCAGTGGGTGACGCTCGTGCCGCGCACCCCGGTGAACGCGGACTCGGTCAACGTGCTGCCCGTCGAGGGCTCCGGCCGGTTCCGGATCACCCACCTGCGGCTGACGATCTACCCGGACGGCGGCGTGGCCCGGCTGCGCGCCCACGGCGAGGTCGTGCCCGACCCGCGGCTGCTCGACCGGGTGACCTCCGATCTGGCCGCCACCTACCTCGGCGGCGTGGTCGTCGCCGCCAGCGACATGCACTACGGCGACCGGCACAACCTCAACGCCTCCGGCGAGGCCCGGGTGATGGGCGAGGGCTGGGAGACCCGGCGCCGGCGGACCCCCGGCTACGACTGGGCGGTGATCCGCCTGGCGACGACCGGGCGGATCGTGCGCGCCGAGGTCGACACCCGCCACTTCCGCGGCAACGCGCCGCGCGCCGTCGCGCTCTGGGCGGCCAACGCGCCCGAGCTGTCCTCCTCCGACGACGTCTCGGTGATCACCGACTGGCGCCCGATGCTGCCACCGACCAGGACCCAGCCGAACACCAGGCACCTGTTCGACCTCGACACGCCGATCGAGGCGACGCACGTGCGGGTCGACGCGATCCCCGACGGGGGTCTCGCCCGGCTGCGCCTGCTCGGCGCACCGACCGAGCGGGGCCGCGAGTCGCTGGCGATGCGCTGGCTGGACGCGCTCTCGCCCGCCGCGGCCAAGGAGGAGCTGCTCGCCTGCTGCGGTTCGGAGGACTGGGCGGACGCCGTCGTCGCCCGCCGGCCGTTCGGCACCCTCGACGAGCTGCTCGCCGTCGCCGAGCAGGAGTGGTGGCGGCTGACCGAGTCGGCGTGGCTCGAGGCGTTCACCGCGCACCCGCGGATCGGCGAGCGCCCGGCCGTCGCGTCGGCCCCGCCGACCTCGGCGCGCGCGACCGTCGTCGGCCTGGACGCCCCGCGCCGCGAGCAGGCGGCGATGGACTCGGCGGCCGCCGAGGTCCGCGCCGCGATGGCCGAGGGCAACGCGGCCTACGAGGAGCGCTTCGGCTACATCTTCCTCATCCGCGCAGCGGGACGGAGCGCCGAGGAGATGCTTTCCCTACTGCGGGAGCGCCTCGAGAACGACCCGGCACGCGAGCTGCGGGTGGCAGCCGGCCAGCAGGCGGAGATCACCGCCATGCGGCTGCACCGGCTGATTACGGGCTCCTGA
- the allB gene encoding allantoinase AllB: MATEPAAPALALPERVEVLRSRRVVTPRGVIAAAVHVAGGRITAITGPDETSPGAAVTDLGDLALLPGAVDAHVHVNEPGRTHWEGFATATRAAAEGGVTTIIDMPLNSIPPTTSVAALEAKRAVAAGQISVDVGFWGGIIGADATNVRDLAELHDAGVFGFKAFLAPSGVEEFPHVSMEALAAAARHTARLGALTVVHSESPTVLEAAPPAAGRAFASWLRSRPPAAETEAVAALAALAAGTGARLHVLHLAAAGALDDVLAARDAGLPLTVETCPHYLSFTAEEVPDGATEFKCAPPIRERANLERLWDGLAEGLFVGVVSDHSPASPDVKAVDTGDFGAAWGGIASVQLGPRAVWTGARRRGHGLAELARWVATGPADHAGLAHKGRIAVGADADLVVFDPEGSAVVDVATLAHRHPITPYAGRTLDGIVRATYLRGQRVDGGRPPRGHLLTRAG; the protein is encoded by the coding sequence ATGGCGACTGAGCCAGCCGCGCCGGCGCTCGCGCTGCCGGAACGAGTAGAGGTGCTGCGCTCACGGCGGGTCGTGACGCCGCGCGGTGTGATCGCCGCCGCGGTGCACGTCGCGGGTGGGCGGATCACCGCGATCACCGGCCCGGACGAGACCAGCCCCGGCGCCGCCGTCACGGACCTCGGAGACCTCGCCCTGCTGCCCGGTGCGGTCGACGCGCACGTGCACGTCAACGAGCCGGGCCGCACCCACTGGGAGGGCTTCGCGACCGCCACGAGGGCCGCGGCCGAGGGCGGCGTGACGACGATCATCGACATGCCGCTGAACTCGATCCCGCCGACCACGTCGGTGGCCGCGCTCGAGGCCAAGCGGGCCGTGGCGGCCGGGCAGATCTCGGTGGACGTCGGCTTCTGGGGCGGGATCATCGGCGCCGACGCGACCAACGTCCGCGACCTCGCCGAGCTGCACGACGCCGGCGTGTTCGGTTTCAAGGCGTTCCTCGCCCCGTCCGGGGTCGAGGAGTTCCCGCACGTGTCGATGGAGGCGCTCGCCGCCGCCGCGAGGCACACCGCCCGGCTCGGCGCGCTCACCGTCGTCCACTCCGAGTCGCCGACCGTGCTGGAGGCGGCGCCGCCCGCCGCCGGGCGCGCGTTCGCGAGCTGGCTGCGTTCCCGCCCGCCGGCCGCCGAGACGGAGGCCGTCGCCGCGCTCGCGGCACTCGCCGCCGGGACCGGCGCCCGGCTGCACGTGCTGCACCTGGCGGCGGCCGGGGCGCTCGACGACGTGCTCGCCGCCCGCGACGCTGGGCTGCCGCTGACGGTCGAGACGTGCCCGCACTACCTCAGCTTCACCGCCGAGGAGGTCCCGGACGGCGCGACCGAGTTCAAGTGCGCTCCGCCGATCCGGGAGCGCGCGAACCTGGAGCGCCTGTGGGACGGCCTGGCCGAGGGGTTGTTCGTCGGCGTCGTCTCCGATCACTCGCCCGCGAGCCCGGACGTCAAGGCGGTCGACACCGGCGACTTCGGTGCCGCCTGGGGCGGCATCGCCTCCGTCCAGCTCGGCCCGCGCGCGGTCTGGACCGGCGCCCGCCGGCGTGGCCACGGTCTGGCGGAGCTGGCTCGCTGGGTGGCCACCGGGCCCGCCGACCATGCCGGGCTCGCCCACAAGGGGCGGATCGCGGTCGGCGCCGACGCGGACCTCGTGGTGTTCGACCCGGAAGGGTCCGCTGTGGTGGACGTCGCGACGCTTGCCCACCGGCACCCGATTACCCCCTACGCTGGAAGAACGCTGGACGGCATCGTCCGCGCGACCTACCTGCGCGGCCAGCGGGTCGACGGCGGCCGCCCCCCGCGCGGCCACCTCCTTACCCGAGCCGGATGA
- the pucD gene encoding xanthine dehydrogenase subunit D, with amino-acid sequence MSIAPPPPPGRGGIGRSTLRPDGPAKVTGTFPYAGDLALPGMLHARTLRSPHARARIRAVDTSAALRIPGVVAVVTAADVPGVATFGLIGPDQPVFAATEARYAGEPVAAVAAVDARCARRALAAIQVDYEPLSPVTDPELAIAPGAEPLHPGSPGYGPGAPFSDPGHPNLYRQIDIRHGETPDLVGEVVVEDTYVFGMQDQAFLAPEAALVTPAADGGVDMAVATQWLHSDQEQIAACLGLPEELVRLTLAGVGGAFGGREDVTLQVHGALLALATGAPVRIAYDRVESFLGHPHRHPARMWFRHSATRDGDLVAVQARVILDGGAYASSSRAVISNAVTHAAGPYRVPNAHLYGASVRTNNPPCGAMRGFGVPQVTFGHEAQMDRLADRLGMDPVELRARNALAAGDILPTGTPIPGPMPARELIELVAARPLPPPLDPAAPGVGSGLALPGGRPAGAEPSRVRRGVGYALGIKNLLFSEGFDDSSVARARLEMGPDGVPRAWVHTACAEVGQGFVTIAGQIARTELAVEEVVLAPADTAVGSAGSTSASRQTWMSGGAVRGACAAVADRLLARVARGLGLPPSVLEAPRRVLSLRDGEIIGPEVGARIPLAEALADGPVEAEYTHHHRRTEALDERGQGDAHVAYAAAAHRAVVDVDLDLGLVRVVSLALAQDCGTVLNPLSLLGQVEGGTAQGLGVAVMEELVTVDGVVVNPTFHDYLLPTIADVPDLDFVAVTYPQPDAPYGVKGVGEAPTGTATPAVVAAIRAAVGRDLRRVPVRPADLVMPSPADPAGATGDMATGDTGWEDDGD; translated from the coding sequence ATGAGCATCGCACCGCCGCCGCCGCCGGGGCGGGGCGGGATCGGGCGGTCGACCCTGCGCCCGGACGGGCCGGCCAAGGTGACGGGCACTTTCCCCTACGCCGGGGACCTAGCGTTGCCCGGCATGCTGCATGCCCGCACGCTGCGCAGCCCGCACGCGCGCGCCAGGATCCGTGCCGTCGACACCTCGGCCGCGCTGCGGATCCCCGGCGTCGTCGCCGTCGTGACCGCGGCCGACGTCCCCGGGGTCGCCACCTTCGGGCTGATCGGACCCGACCAGCCGGTGTTCGCCGCCACCGAGGCCCGCTACGCCGGCGAACCGGTCGCGGCCGTGGCCGCCGTCGACGCCCGCTGCGCCCGGCGCGCGCTCGCGGCGATCCAGGTCGACTACGAGCCGCTGTCACCGGTCACCGACCCGGAGCTGGCGATCGCGCCCGGCGCCGAGCCGCTGCATCCGGGCAGCCCCGGCTACGGACCGGGCGCCCCGTTCAGCGACCCCGGCCACCCCAACCTCTACCGGCAGATCGACATCCGCCACGGCGAGACCCCCGACCTCGTCGGCGAGGTCGTCGTCGAGGACACGTACGTCTTCGGCATGCAGGACCAGGCTTTCCTCGCCCCGGAGGCCGCGCTGGTCACGCCCGCCGCCGACGGCGGCGTCGACATGGCCGTCGCCACCCAGTGGCTGCACTCGGACCAGGAGCAGATCGCCGCCTGCCTCGGGCTGCCGGAGGAGCTGGTCCGGCTCACGCTGGCCGGTGTCGGCGGCGCGTTCGGCGGGCGCGAGGACGTCACCCTGCAGGTCCACGGCGCGCTGCTGGCGCTGGCCACCGGGGCGCCGGTGCGGATCGCCTACGACCGCGTCGAGAGCTTCCTCGGCCACCCGCACCGCCACCCGGCCCGGATGTGGTTCCGGCACTCGGCGACCCGGGATGGCGACCTGGTCGCCGTCCAGGCCCGGGTCATCCTGGACGGCGGGGCGTACGCGTCCAGCTCGCGAGCCGTGATCTCGAACGCGGTCACCCACGCCGCCGGGCCCTACCGGGTGCCGAACGCCCACCTCTACGGCGCCTCCGTCCGGACGAACAACCCGCCGTGCGGGGCGATGCGCGGCTTCGGCGTGCCGCAGGTGACCTTCGGGCATGAGGCGCAGATGGACAGGCTCGCGGACAGGCTCGGGATGGACCCGGTCGAGCTGCGGGCCCGCAACGCGCTCGCCGCCGGCGACATCCTGCCGACGGGGACGCCGATCCCCGGCCCGATGCCGGCCCGCGAGCTGATCGAGCTGGTCGCCGCCCGCCCGCTTCCGCCGCCGCTCGACCCGGCGGCCCCCGGCGTGGGCAGCGGCCTCGCGCTGCCCGGCGGCCGGCCGGCCGGCGCCGAGCCGTCCCGGGTGCGCCGCGGGGTCGGCTACGCGCTCGGCATCAAGAACCTGCTGTTCTCCGAGGGTTTCGACGACTCGTCGGTGGCGCGGGCGCGCCTGGAGATGGGGCCGGACGGTGTCCCGCGGGCCTGGGTGCACACCGCCTGCGCGGAGGTCGGGCAGGGCTTCGTCACGATCGCCGGGCAGATCGCGCGCACCGAGCTCGCCGTCGAGGAGGTGGTGCTCGCCCCGGCGGACACCGCCGTCGGCAGCGCCGGCTCCACCAGCGCCTCCCGGCAGACCTGGATGAGCGGCGGAGCGGTACGCGGCGCCTGCGCCGCCGTCGCCGACCGGCTGCTCGCCAGGGTGGCGCGCGGGCTGGGCCTGCCGCCGTCGGTGCTGGAGGCGCCTCGCCGGGTCCTCAGCCTGCGCGACGGGGAGATCATCGGGCCCGAGGTCGGCGCGCGGATCCCGCTCGCCGAGGCGCTCGCGGACGGGCCCGTGGAGGCCGAGTACACCCACCACCACCGGCGCACCGAGGCGCTCGACGAGCGCGGTCAGGGCGACGCGCACGTCGCCTACGCCGCGGCGGCGCACCGCGCGGTCGTCGACGTCGACCTCGACCTGGGGCTGGTCCGAGTGGTGTCGCTGGCGCTCGCGCAGGACTGCGGGACCGTGCTCAACCCGCTGTCGCTGCTCGGCCAGGTCGAGGGCGGCACCGCGCAGGGCCTGGGCGTCGCGGTGATGGAGGAGCTGGTCACCGTCGACGGCGTCGTCGTCAACCCGACCTTCCACGACTACCTGCTGCCGACCATCGCCGACGTGCCCGACCTGGACTTCGTCGCGGTCACCTACCCGCAGCCCGACGCGCCGTACGGGGTCAAGGGGGTCGGCGAGGCGCCGACCGGCACGGCCACCCCGGCGGTCGTGGCGGCGATCCGGGCGGCCGTCGGCCGCGACCTGCGCCGCGTCCCGGTCCGGCCGGCGGACCTGGTGATGCCGTCACCCGCTGACCCGGCTGGGGCCACTGGTGACATGGCCACTGGTGACACAGGATGGGAGGACGATGGCGACTGA
- a CDS encoding (2Fe-2S)-binding protein, producing MGTDEDGGPGGGVPARRVLDRGSAGRRGDAIGYTDEATEAGPVTRPYRLHVDGRLRTVTGSWLGDSLLTVLRERLGITSVKDGCEQGRCGSCSVLLDGRLVAACATLAADAVDARVTTLAGLPADGLAPAVRAAFLRHGAVQCGFCTPGFVVAVTDLLGRCPEADEDELREALAGNICRCTGYGRIIAAVRAVQAELAAGAAGAADAADAADAADAAGQGGGRAAGRSDADRAGER from the coding sequence GTGGGGACGGACGAGGACGGCGGTCCCGGCGGGGGCGTGCCTGCCCGCCGGGTGCTCGACCGAGGGAGCGCGGGCCGCCGCGGCGATGCCATCGGCTACACCGACGAGGCCACCGAGGCCGGCCCGGTCACCCGGCCGTACCGCCTGCACGTCGACGGCCGGCTGCGCACCGTGACGGGCTCCTGGCTCGGCGACTCCCTGCTGACCGTGCTGCGCGAGCGGCTCGGGATCACCAGCGTCAAGGACGGCTGCGAGCAGGGGCGCTGCGGGTCCTGCTCGGTGCTGCTCGACGGCCGGCTGGTCGCCGCCTGCGCGACGCTCGCCGCCGACGCCGTCGACGCGAGGGTGACGACGCTCGCCGGCCTGCCGGCCGATGGGCTGGCCCCCGCCGTGCGGGCGGCCTTCCTGCGCCATGGCGCGGTGCAGTGCGGCTTCTGCACGCCCGGCTTCGTCGTCGCCGTCACCGACCTGCTGGGCAGGTGTCCGGAGGCGGACGAGGACGAGCTGCGCGAGGCCCTGGCCGGCAACATCTGCCGCTGCACCGGCTACGGCCGGATCATCGCCGCCGTCAGGGCCGTCCAGGCAGAGCTGGCGGCAGGCGCGGCAGGCGCGGCGGACGCGGCGGACGCGGCGGACGCGGCGGACGCGGCGGGCCAGGGCGGCGGTCGCGCCGCCGGCCGCTCGGACGCTGATCGCGCGGGAGAGCGATGA
- a CDS encoding FAD binding domain-containing protein: MTGSTAALHRPGTVGEAVRMLAEVGDAELLAGGTDLVPAMRAGTRRPRAIVALRRVVELRARGVGADVLTIGAGVTYAELADWAPAPGLAATARAVGSAQIRNAGTVGGALGSANPRGDLLTFLTAAGADVLTCSARRGPRATPLGSFLASTRAPGRGELVTAIRVPRPRGPQAFLKIGGRQAAYPTLVSCALVVDQTSGQVGCAVGGVAATPLRATEAESFATAEIDWTSPAGTSPGGTPPGGGDAARAAVARRFGALVADAARGAAAQLPEGPRDPAAYRWHAVGVLAERALARCLASGDDQRPGTPAEGGAKMPHLRSCGGDQGPGGSARGRSR, translated from the coding sequence GTGACAGGCAGCACGGCCGCGCTGCACAGGCCGGGCACGGTGGGGGAGGCGGTCCGGATGCTCGCCGAGGTCGGCGACGCGGAGCTGCTCGCGGGCGGCACGGACCTGGTACCGGCGATGCGCGCCGGCACGCGCCGGCCGCGCGCGATCGTGGCGCTGCGCCGCGTCGTCGAGCTGCGCGCCCGGGGCGTCGGCGCGGACGTGCTCACCATCGGCGCCGGGGTGACCTACGCCGAGCTCGCCGACTGGGCTCCCGCGCCCGGGCTCGCCGCGACCGCCAGGGCGGTCGGCTCGGCCCAGATCCGCAACGCCGGCACGGTCGGTGGGGCGCTCGGCTCGGCGAACCCGCGTGGCGACCTGCTCACCTTCCTGACCGCCGCCGGCGCGGACGTGCTGACCTGCTCGGCGCGCCGCGGCCCGCGCGCCACGCCGCTGGGCAGCTTCCTCGCCAGCACCCGGGCACCCGGCCGCGGTGAGCTGGTGACCGCGATCCGCGTCCCGCGCCCCCGAGGACCGCAGGCCTTCCTCAAGATCGGCGGCCGGCAGGCGGCCTATCCGACGCTGGTCTCCTGCGCGCTGGTCGTGGACCAGACCAGCGGTCAGGTCGGCTGCGCCGTCGGTGGCGTCGCCGCGACGCCGCTGCGCGCCACCGAGGCCGAGAGCTTCGCGACGGCCGAGATCGACTGGACGTCCCCCGCAGGGACGTCTCCGGGAGGAACGCCGCCCGGAGGGGGCGACGCGGCGCGGGCCGCCGTCGCGCGCCGCTTCGGCGCGCTGGTCGCCGACGCGGCCCGCGGCGCGGCGGCTCAGCTGCCGGAGGGGCCGCGAGACCCGGCGGCATACCGCTGGCACGCGGTCGGGGTGCTGGCAGAGCGGGCGCTCGCCCGCTGCCTGGCCTCCGGAGACGACCAGCGGCCTGGCACGCCGGCCGAAGGAGGAGCGAAAATGCCGCACCTTCGCTCCTGCGGGGGCGATCAGGGGCCTGGCGGGTCGGCGAGGGGACGGAGCCGGTGA